ttttttattacaagagGTCTTTCACATTCGTCTGTTAACATTGGAACAATTGATCCCCTTTATTTCCTTATTCCTTATTagctcaaacatttttttaagacttACCAAGGTATTAAGAACAATCGGTTTGAAGATCCGATAGATATTAGAAAATTAGTGTCCTTTCTTTCAATGTGTTGGCTAAAAATCTACTCTTTTGATCAATGAACATTATTCGCTGTTGCATTTGGCattgaatacaaatttcaTCTTTATAATCGGATATAGTAATTAACTGTTTCAACCCATAGTCAGACTTATGATTTAGTTAAAACACTTTTAGATAGATATAGTTTTATATTCGGGACTGCAGTCCGTTAAGGTTGTAAAATGGTGATATCATGTCAATGAGAAGATCACGATTGATTCACGATGAATGAGATACCATGCTTCTTGAGTTTCAAATTAGTgatcaaaacttttctttttttcagagaCATTACATCTTAAGTAATCcttgtggaaaaataaatcatttataaatcaaaaaattgtcaaattgCCGTTGCACAACATGCACCTCGGAATAAGTCAATGGcgacaaaaaaattgcacaCTTAGGTAGTTCAATAAAGTATTATTATAAAACGCAAACAGATAAGCAATGTTCATTGTCCGGTATTCGAATAAAACCGCCGTGATtcgatttaattcaattaaatgttaCCGCCGTTACCGAAAACGCCAATGCGACGGAAAGTGGTCATTTACGTCCGCCTGTTAGCATCCCAACAAAATTGCTTTGatcccctttttttagaatCATTTGCAAATAACATTTGTTAAATATCTTGCGTGAAGTGAGCAGcgtcaaattttattttttgaaggatcAATTGGACCTATTACTATGTAAAAGCTACGGTATAATCTATTATCTAACCATCAATTTCTCAGAGAACCTGTTACTTGATGACCTTTGGGAAAATTGGGAATTTTGCTCGGCATTATTTATGAGCACATTGGCCGCATCCGGCTTTTTCGTGAATTCATCGTTACTTCACGCTACTATGAATGAATGCACACAATGAGCAACAATGCACAACACAACACGCAGAAAATGCTGTGATTTGTACAGAAATTCTTTCATTCGCCGATCACTTTTTTATCAGTTGCGTTTGGATAAGTTTATCATTTATATAACAGTTAGAACAATGTATATATTTGGCTTTATTAATTGATAATTAAACGACATCACAACTCCTACGATATTCGTTGATCAAATCagataattttgaatttcacggTTCAGAACTATCTTCGTGACATCGATCACCAAGCCAAGGGTTGTGATGAAGAATCCTGAATAAAACTGGTTGGCAAACCACAATATAAATGATGCTTGACTCGTATTCATACTAACGTATCTAAACCAAATCATATTAAATTTACTAACTGATTTTACGTTGTTAGTAGAAGGAAAGGTCAACATCCCATGATTCAATCCTTGAATAAAACAGttcattaattaaatcaaataaaaaaacaaccatttCGAGAATGCCGCGCATTGACGGGATTCAAGTGAATTAACGTTTACCTAAACACAGGAGTTCCTTTGGCCCATAACTTGTTAACACCATTAAGAGAAAAGTTGCGTGTTGACCTAGGTCTTATTGGCTACCCATGCATAACTGTATAAAAATGCGATGCAGTTTATTCACGTTTTTTCATGAAAGCAATTTGTATCAGTAATACAATTGACTAACGTGCGGTTACAACAAGCAGCGTCGTCACTAGTCGCACTAATCTGCGCTGAAACTTGGGCTGCAAATGGTAAACCCACGAGCCACGACGGGAATGCAACTttggccccccccccccccctggcaACAGCCCGGGCCTTACCCCAACTTCGGCCCCCGCATCGGTTGGAAGATCCGATAGATAATAGAAAATTaggaattcttttattatgcTGGCAAAAATTTATTCTGTTGATCAATGATCATCGTTCGTTATTGCAGTTGGCATTGGAtactattttcattttttatataGGGCTAAGGAATTAATTGTTTCAACTAATTAGCAGAATTCTGAATTTGTTAACACATTTAATGaactatttattattttattctggGTCAAAGTGATGACTGTTATCAGAGCGGATCTGAAGTATCAATTTCTGGGAACTTAATTGCGTACTTCACTCCTGATGAGCACCTGTGATTACCAGCCGATATATGTATCCAGTAATAAATGATTACCACCGCGACCTGATCTTCACTGTGGGCTCAGATATTTGTAACGAAAAAATCAATCTACCTTATCCCAAACTGTTGTCAAGTTGACGTTGCTCAACATGCACCTTTAAACAAGTCGCCGTCGTCATTAAAATAAGACACTTAAGTCGatcaattaattattatattaaaacGCCAACAGATAAGCAATGTTCATTGTCCAGTATCCGAATAAAACCACCgtgatttgatttaattcaattcaatgctCCTAACCGTAGCCGAAAACGCCAATGCGACGGGAAGAGGTGATTCACGTCCGCCTGTTAGCATCCCAACAATATAGCTTCTTTCACGTTCCGTGTCAATAAAACTTCTCTCCATGGTTTTTTAATTGGTTACTTCCATCATTTCATTCCTCTTCTGCCCAAGTTACAACCCTCACCCCCAAGTTAACCGATTCCTCCGTTATAAGTCGGTTGGCGCTGCGAATCGCTGTATCCCGTAACGTTGCGTACAGTGTTCTGTCGAATAAGGTTTTTCGTGATTTGAGCGTAGTCGAATCACGAATAACTTTCATTTATTCGACGAATAAcaaatacgaataaaaataagggtTGTTAAGACACAAATTATCAGAGAAGAGTTTTGTCAGTTTGAATACTCGCGTAGAGTGTATATTTAGACTCCTGATTAGCATAGGAGATAAGTTGTATATCAGTCTTACCAAATacatcaattcaattcacaCAGTACTTCAACACACTTGTTCTTTGTCACACGATCCACACAGAAAGAGAAGGAAGTATCTTTCAACTTCTCTGAATCAACGTCGAGAGCCACAGCGTCATTCCACCGACGTTGTCTTCAATGTTTTCTCAGTAAAACACAAACACTGCCATCTAGTGCTGAATGAGTTCAACACAAACCTCAACACTCTCTCTCATTCAGAACTCAGATAAAGTCATCATCAATATAAACacataaaaatgattgaagaTTAATTTTGACATAAACGATAAATCCAAGTGTTTCATATCTCAAACAAGAACAGaaactttgatttgaaaaatagaattcaGTTTACACAAAATTCTCAATCGGCACAGGATTCAACAGCTTAATTTAACGTATCTCCCCATCGAAGTTTAATCCCCACGTACACCAATTTTCTTGAGCAATCACTAGCAGCAAAATATTCCGATTACATGGTAGATGTGGCGACAACGGGTTGACGTTGAGAACACCAGCTGATTGCCCTTCCGTTAAGAGCGAGAATGTATCCAGTGGTGGTCCGTTTTGAATCCGCATCCCCAGCGTGGTCTACGTCCGAAAATGCAACAACGGTGGTGTTGTCATGGCCCTTACTGCCGAACTCGAGACCATGGTAGCGTGTTGTGCCGAGGTATTGAAGAATACGTTTAGCAGCTTTCCAGTGGATTATGGTAGGATTATGAAGGTGCTGAGCAAGTTGACTTGCCATGAAGATGACGTCTGGTCGAATTTCGAGTCGAACTTTGAGAGCCGCGTACATGTTACTCCCCACGAGTTGGCAGTAAGGAATGTGGTGCATAGTAGCGACGGTAGCAGGAGATGCTGCAAGGCGGACGTCAGTGAGAGGAGCAAGAGTAGCTTCAGCACGATATAGAGTCTCCCCAAACCGGGATGCTGTTAGAATGGTCGTCTTGTTTCGTTTGATGATAGCTTGTAGGCCAGAGAAAGAAACTGTAAATCCACTCTTGGTTAAGCAACCAATAGAGATGAGATTCACGCCCAGTCCAGGAACAAACAGAACTTCTTTAACTTCACGAAATGTAGACGAATCATCAACGTGTCGGACAAGTCGCATAGTCCCAATTCCACGGGCATAAAGGACAGTACCACCAATTCCATTCACAGCCCAGCTATTGTCAGCGATAATGCGTAGATCAGTTAACATGGGTTCATCACCACTCATGTGCTTAGTTGCACCAGAATCAAGATAAATGTCCTTCGAATTCTTAGCTGTCAAGCAACATGAAGAGATGAGGGAAAAATCGACTTTCTTCCCGGATGAATTAGTTGTGTCCCGATCATCTTTGGGCCGTTTGTAGTGAAAGGAGCTGGACTTGGTTTTCTCGTTTTCATTGGAAATACGAGTTCGACATTCGAATTCAAGATGGCGGTCTTTCCCGCAGTATGAGCAAGAGACAAGATCCCGATTGATTTCGCTACTCATGTGCCCTCTTGACTGGCCTCTTCCACCACGAAAGTGTCCTCTTCCACGTGAATCGTTGCCAAACAGAGCAGAACTCTCAATGGAATTGTCAGGGGGTCCTGTGTctgaattcaaaatcaatgaTCGAGCATTTGATTGTCCTTGACTGTTGTtgaatcttctttcttccccaaCAATGCGAGCACGCAGTGCTTCCATTGTTCTATCAGCGTCAGGGAGATTGTCCCAAATGGACGTCAGATTGGCAAATCGTTCAGGAAGGCTACACAAAATGGTAGTGATGAGGTGGTGTTCTGACACCTAGATTAACCAGAAATGGAGATCAACAAAGACTGCATAAGACACAACTCAGAAAACAAAGTGATAAAGATATGTATCAGTTACCATCACTCCAAGATCATTGAGTTCAGCGGCTTTGGATTCTAATTCAGTGATGTGAATCATGATATCTTGGTTGTCGACTGGTCTCAGATTCATGAAGTCTCTGTGTAAGAGATGTTTGTTGTCTGCAGCCCGTTGAAGATATTGGGTTTCCAACCGAGTCCACATGTCGTAGCTAGTTCTACAGTTGAGAAGTGCCAACTTTCTAGTCTCATCACAGCAATTGAATATGAGAAATCTGCCGTAGCAATCAGTTGTCTTCCATTGATTGATCAATTCCTGGTTGGTGACTACACGAAGATCTCCTTCACCAGCAAAGATTTCTTGAGGTTCGTTGTCTTCTCCTTGAATGAATTGTCTCAGTTGTTTGAGAGTAAACAACATTTCCATGTTGTGTTTCCACGTAGTGAATTGAGTTCCATCAAACTTTCTTAAATGCTTTATAGCATCCAAAGAGTAGTTTTGAGCCATTCTGATAAGTTCGTTAACGGTATGGCGAAacctgggcccataacctgttaaGACACAAATTATCAGAGAAGAGTTTTGTCAGTTTGAATACTCGCGTAGGCATGTAGACACTAGAACGTATTACCACTAGAACTTTAAGAatccgacactagaacgcgacactagaactacaaattttttaacgcGTCACTAGAACGCGGCACTAGAACTTCAAGATTTTagggccgacactagaacttATCAAccccgacactagaacgcgacgctagaacggcgacactagaacggcaacagggccgacactagaacggcgacaTTAGAACGCGACGCCagaacggcgacactagaacgcgacactagaacggcgacactagaacggcgacactagaacggcagccgggccgacactagaacggcagccaggccgacactagaacggcagccgggccgacactagaacggcagtcgggccgacactagaacggcgacactagaacggcgacgCTAGAACGGCAGTAATTTcagggccgacactagaacggcgatAATATTAACGGCGTCACTAGAAAAACGTCACCCTAAAAGAGGATGTTGCGATCGGTTGTTAATATAAATAGAGggaaatttacaaaaagaatCCAAGAtcggatgaaataaaaacaaaaaaaatcatctttctTGAATGTGGATTAAGTAAcatcaacagttttttttttactcttttgatTGTATTTAGGCCTACATCATTACACATCATCGTTTTTGTTGGGCAAAGTATCAGgattaataaaatagaatgaaaaagaagtttcGATTGTGCAGAATTGTTTCTCAGTAAATGGTCTTCTGTAGAATTGCTTTATAGCATAGTTGAGAAAATATCCGAGATACTTCGGCGCCCATTAAACTCGATTCCGGAAGCAATCATTATTTTCACTGGACTTTTGTCCACAGCTTTCCTAGGGAGGCTTTTAAAAGCGCATGAATGGCTTGGAATGTTAACCGTCATCATGGGTCTGAGTGTGGTGGGCTCTTCCGATTTCATCTTTGGCTCTGGTAGCAGCAACAACTCAATCAACAGCATTATCACTGGTGATCTGCTGATTGTTATGGCGCAAATCGTTACAGCCAGCCAAATGGTATGGGAAGAGAAATTTGTTACCAAACACAATGTGCCATTGTTGCAGGCCGTCGGCTGGGAGggtaattttggttttgtaaCCCTGTCCCTCTTGCTTATTCCTATGTATTTCCTTCGTGTGGGACCTCCATTTAGCTCTAATCCTCGTATGCTCCTTGAAGATGCTCTGGATGGTTTCATCCAAATGCGTAATAACCCAATGATTATTCTCGCCATGTCaggtatttattttctattgtttttcagCCTTCAATCCCTCATTGTCATTTCTTTCTAGGTACTGTGATAAGtatcgcatttttttatttcgctgGTGTCAGCGTCACAAAGGAATTGTCAGCGACCACTCGTATGGTTCTGGATTCGGTACGAACGCTTGTTATTTGGAGCGTAAGTCTATCTCTTCAATGGCAACAATTTTATTGGCCTCAGGTATGAATCATATATAAATTAGTTTTACCGATTAAATACTAATCAAAactttgtaaagaaaaatctaattaatgTGACGCTTTTATTACAGATTATTGGATTTGCTTTGCTTGTGATGGGCATGGGCTTGTACAATAACATTATCAACGCTTCGATTTGCAAGTGCCGCCGCGGATCGGACTCGGAGCCACTTTTAGGGGTTAATGAAGACCAATCCATCAATGAGGAAGAAGGAAGACCTAGTGTTATCCACTAGTCTcgcaatattatttttctcttcgtcAAAGTTTCTCTATATGCTTTTCTCAATTCATAGCGGTAACtcctcatattttttttccttttttcctccaaACGACGGAAAATTTGCAATCGTTTCGTTACTAGTGCAGTCTCGTTCAGCAAAATTAAtgcgtattttaaaaaaatgaattgggaCGAGAATTATTTCCTGTTGGTTTCATATCGTGGAACTACCAGATTCTCTTTCATCGTCTGTCTTTCATTAAATGGCGGGTCTTCCTTgatgaaaattaacaatagATTATCGTGTGTAGGCGATTGATGTTTATCTTGTTGATTATCTCCTtataaacaatgaaaaaattaggaaCTACCACGTCGGGTTTATTGTGGAAAAGACTAGACAATACTAATTATACGAATGCACAGATTTTACAACCATCCTAACTGTTGTTACTTTTTGTCCAACGAACACGTCCGATAATCCTTTATAGtttaggaaaagaagaagaagtagaccGAGTCGAGAACAAGGCGCAAATCAAACATACCGCGTCTAGGCACTTCACTTATAATTTGATTCAATCTGTGTCTTGCAAGTCCTTTGGGCGTGTCATCGTCAGCATCGGcaccacttaaaaaaaatataaatttaacaaCTGAAGTGTGAGCAATATAGCAAATCTATTATTAAATACCTCGCTCGGACGGCAAACTGTGAGACCAAAAACTTTGAAAGATCTTCCAAAATAGGCTGAGAGTGGAGAGAGACGAATTGTTGTCGGCAgatctgaaatttaaaaaaaaaaaaaatacaggggaaagatgaataaacaacaaatctggaattcaaggttttttaaatatcaccTTATTCATTTCTGCCACAGTGCAAGGGTGAGTCCAGAAACAATCGTGAATGGACGCAACAGTGATGCCTTTTCGTTGGCAATAGAGCGCCGTTAGCATCATGTGGCTCGAGTCCGAGGAGTGAATAAAGTTTGGTGGGAATGCGTTGCGTTGTTTAATCGCATTCGGTCGACTGTCAACATAAACTATTAGAATTTCTgggaatgataaaaaaaaaatacccaattTACATTGCTTCGTAAGGATTATTGTTGTACGACTGCACAACTGGTAACCCAATCGGAGTGATCCATTCGACACTTTCTCCGGCGACGGTTGAAATCAATTTAGCACTTTCAGTAAACCAGTCTTGAATATCTTTAGCCGACGTAAACCTTGTaaactttgaaatgttttgtcaGCTAAATAAACAGATTCAACTTGAACTTGTTCAGGTGTTAGATTCGGTAGTTCTGTTTAGGCAGAAGCCAATGAAGTTAGTAATTTACCCAAAAATATCAGAATCGTGTACTGTACACCACAAAAATTATGTACCTTTAAGCTGTTTGGAAATTTGTAATCGGGCACCGTATTACCGCGTGACACCGTATACTGTCGTCATTACTGTTTGCTTGATGATCTTTCGATTAATCAGTCCAGCAAGAAGTTGAGCAATTTCAACATTATTCGCAGCATCTTTGGAACGTTCCCTTTCAacctatatttaaaaaacaaaacaaaaaattaattctctatGTAAAAAGCAAACAATCGAAAGTATTGTGTACTATAGATTGGCCACGTTGCTGTAAACGTCTTGTGGTCTATCAGTCGGTGTTAAATTGACGCTTTCGGCTCCAACTGTATCTCGCCCTAAAGCTGCATAATGTTGTAATCCATTACACGATCCGTCTTGATGGATAGGTAAGTGACAAACATAAGCTTCCGGTCCTTCTGGACATCTTAATGCATTTGCGACTTCCATACAAGCTGCTAAGGTTTGCCACGGTTCATCTGAATTGACCCACCATTGTCTTCCCTGTATTGTTGTTAAAGTTtcaacagttaaaaaaaaataaatgataataaatcTTGGCAAGTCTAACCGTTAAAGGATTATCAGCTGAGTCGAGAATTTCCGGCATTATTTTCTCGGCATAGGCATGACGTTCACTAATCGGCTCCCTTTTCTTCGTACCAGTCAAATATATCACATGCAGTTTTAACCAGTTGAAACCGTCAGCACCCAAAGGTTTACGGGTTTCATTGTCCATCCACTCGAGTTCGTCGATTATTTCCGAGAAAACGCTGCGGATATTTTTGACCATCTCGTTCATCGATTGGCGCCGcctcttcaaaatattcgcGGACGTACATGGCGCCAACGGCATTGCCAAAACtgtaaacgaaaaataaaaagaggacaCGAGTTTAGTCCGGGTTagtcaacaagaaataaacaaacagagaaaagagCAAAGGACAAAATGTGgcggaatcaaataaaaatgggcgtgtcttcttcatcttacattttgccttttgattttttggctcTGTGCCagacaacaaacacacaaagagGGATATgcaaatataaagaaaaataaaataaaagacaagtTTTGAATTAACGAGTTTCTTTTGGGATGAGGAGGAAGATTTGGTTACCTGCCGGACACGAGGTAAGTGCACTCCTCCCAGTGGGGTTTTCGTTCAGTTGTGCAGGTCAAGACGGCGGAATATTTCAGCTGCAGATTTCTAGCAGCTTCGTTCAAGTAGCCGACAGACGCCGAGGAAACGCGCCACATCTAATAATTGACCAAAGTCcttgagaaaatcaaatcaaaatgttgtgTTGTTAATGAAAAACCTCGTGAAAAACgctggatgatgatggatgtTGTACCCTCTCAGGAGTTTTGGCCAGCAAATCAACCAGCTTGGGGAAATAGTCGGGCACATCGACAACGACGCGCTCGTTTTCCGTCAGGACGTGATGCGGGGCCAGGATCGTGTTCATGTAAGACCAGCCAAGGGATTTCGGGTAATTTGAGGCTCAATTCTTTAATAGTCATGGGATTGTAAAGTTTGTTGGCATCACGGCGCTCCACCCTCGGCAAATtgatctgtttttattttcggtcgGGAAGGGTATagcaatcaaaattaatgatcccgccattttattttactacgTACACAGCTTAGagggagaaaagggagaaaagaggCTTTGAAATAGAAGAATTACATTGGCATGcttgatttcaaattccagCGCTTCCGTCTGTTGCTTGGTTGCGGTATCCTTATCCTTATCGCTCCCAGAAGTTGGCTAAACCGACTTGATAATCGAGGTAAGCTTTGACGTCCTTGTCTCCGAGACCTTTGATCAGATATTCCCGGCTCAGTCCCAGAGTGGCTTGATCCAACTGTCCCAACGAAATAATAAGCGAATCATCAACCATTCAATATTTCTGACGAGGTGAAATGATGGCAATAGGGGCGAAATTATTTACGTCAATAATACGCGAAGTCGAGTTCTTCAGGTCGGTCGTGACGGAAAAGTCGACAAAGTAGTCGATCGAGTAGCCGGCCAGACGGAACTTGTAAATCGTCGTCGCCCCAGCTGTCGCCAACGACGACCGGCCAGCCGCCAAACTGGTCAAGGACCTCCTTGAGCGGCGCCAGGCCCACCTCCTCCGCCCGGGTCTTATTGTTCAAACACGACTGGAAGAGCTGCGATTCAAAACGGAATTATTTATCCATCCAGGCCGGcacatcaaagaagaaagagatggTTTTAAATACGTACTTTCTTGATCAGCTTGAACGGCTCAGCAGCGTCCGTTTCTTTGGTGGGCCTCTCGATGAGCGACCGCAGCTGCTCCGTCACTTCGTCGCTAATCAAACTGAAAGTCGTCACGCTCGACTGGTCGTCCGGAATCACGTTCCTCGTTTCGAATCCGCCGCAAGCGAACGAGTAGAAATCCTCGCAAGGATTCACCGTCTTGTCCATATTTTTCAGGATCTCGGCCGCTATCGAGAATTCAAATTACTTGATTTTCACAAGGAAAGTAGATGGGACAAGTTAATTTGTACCTGCCAGGACGCAGCCGGAAGTGTTGCAAACGTTGCCGTTGGCGCTTTTGGCCGAAGGATCGGCGTCGGATTTGGTGGCCTTGTCCAAATCGAGAACTTTGTGACTGCTGACGGTAAAGGCTGCGGCAGAGGACGAGACCATGGCAAGAGTTTCACTATCGAACACTATTTCAAGATGGCAATGGGGATATTGGGGTTTATAAACAGATCAATctcatcaaaaaaataataatttaataaccaaaaaattgagaattGGAAAAATAGCCGAACCTTTTGAGGGGTCGTTTTGCTGGCCTCGGTAGATGAAAGCGGCCATGGCGATAGCCAATCCGACGGCCAcaaagacgacgacggtggCGCAAAGGGATAGGCGTCACTCTAGACGAGTCCTGCGCTCCGCAGAAACAGTCAACTGGGAACCCAATtggataaatttttcttttaatgaaaagCCATGAGGAACTGCATATCAGGCATTGGGTGATAGCTCGACGATGTAACAGGATCGATGCGATAGAATTTGCGATCGCAAGTTCCATTTCTGCCATATTTCTTACGTTCTTTAGGCTGTAGGGCGTAAgcgcgacacacacacacaattcttttctcctttccaacaccaccaccaaacaCACACTCAAATAGTTCGATGGCTTTTTCGGACAGAATGACAGTCACAAAATTGTTCAATCACTAGTTGACATCTTGACGCAGTCGAGGTGATCACTTATTCAGGGGGCAAATCAACCATTGTGTGTGAATAGTGTTGGAATAAAAACAGATGGCCGTAAGACCAAGTCGACGTTTCATCCAGACTCGGTATGAGATTGTACTGAGCTTGATCATCagtgggtttcttttttttaggcaTATCACGTTAGAGAAAcgtattttcgttttttgccGTTATATTTCATGGAATCCTCGGAATACATTCCAAGAACTATGTGATGTTTATGCGACGCATGTGCCTTTGTACAAGGCTTTGAAGACAGTATACTACAATCCATTTATACTTTCGTTATGCTATGAAAGGACATTCGACGAACGAGATGGCACTTGTTGTCTGACGATCGAGGAAACATTATTCTCCAATGATTCGACCCGCTTCACCTGAGTGACCTGAAAAACCTTTTCAGAAGTAACCCTTACGTAACCTTTTAAGTCGGCCGTTCCGCCAATCCAAATTTACGGACTCCATCCTGCGCCTTGCACAATGCCGCCGTCCGACCGACACAGTAGAACCAGCCACTTTGGCCGACTCGGGTTGCCCTTAATCCCATCGACAACACTCCTCACTGGATAAATGTCGTGCTGAAGCTCACGGCTTGGCAGTTCGTCCAACTGTCCAAGTTGCAGACGGACAATTCCGATTTCTCACGAAGCCGGCAAAGTGTCAATTCTCCTCTGCTAATTGTTGCTCAATTGTGGTGTTAAGTCATGACAGCTGCCCAAGAATTCGTATTAGTTAGTTGGCTGGAATTGgtttaataaaaacagtttCTATTCCCATTTATATACTTGCTAGActgttgtttggtttcttttgtaTATGTATGCACCTAGAATTAGATTTAAATAAGGTGTTTTGCTGGAATCTAAGGGCGTTGTTTTACTCCCGTACTCTATAACATGCCCTATCTAACATGC
This region of Daphnia pulex isolate KAP4 chromosome 9, ASM2113471v1 genomic DNA includes:
- the LOC124201866 gene encoding uncharacterized protein LOC124201866 is translated as MAQNYSLDAIKHLRKFDGTQFTTWKHNMEMLFTLKQLRQFIQGEDNEPQEIFAGEGDLRVVTNQELINQWKTTDCYGRFLIFNCCDETRKLALLNCRTSYDMWTRLETQYLQRAADNKHLLHRDFMNLRPVDNQDIMIHITELESKAAELNDLGVMVSEHHLITTILCSLPERFANLTSIWDNLPDADRTMEALRARIVGEERRFNNSQGQSNARSLILNSDTGPPDNSIESSALFGNDSRGRGHFRGGRGQSRGHMSSEINRDLVSCSYCGKDRHLEFECRTRISNENEKTKSSSFHYKRPKDDRDTTNSSGKKVDFSLISSCCLTAKNSKDIYLDSGATKHMSGDEPMLTDLRIIADNSWAVNGIGGTVLYARGIGTMRLVRHVDDSSTFREVKEVLFVPGLGVNLISIGCLTKSGFTVSFSGLQAIIKRNKTTILTASRFGETLYRAEATLAPLTDVRLAASPATVATMHHIPYCQLVGSNMYAALKVRLEIRPDVIFMASQLAQHLHNPTIIHWKAAKRILQYLGTTRYHGLEFGSKGHDNTTVVAFSDVDHAGDADSKRTTTGYILALNGRAISWCSQRQPVVATSTM
- the LOC124201869 gene encoding solute carrier family 35 member F6-like encodes the protein KRSFDCAELFLSKWSSVELLYSIVEKISEILRRPLNSIPEAIIIFTGLLSTAFLGRLLKAHEWLGMLTVIMGLSVVGSSDFIFGSGSSNNSINSIITGDLLIVMAQIVTASQMVWEEKFVTKHNVPLLQAVGWEGNFGFVTLSLLLIPMYFLRVGPPFSSNPRMLLEDALDGFIQMRNNPMIILAMSGTVISIAFFYFAGVSVTKELSATTRMVLDSVRTLVIWSVSLSLQWQQFYWPQIIGFALLVMGMGLYNNIINASICKCRRGSDSEPLLGVNEDQSINEEEGRPSVIH
- the LOC124201868 gene encoding DNA-directed RNA polymerase, mitochondrial-like, with the translated sequence MMLTALYCQRKGITVASIHDCFWTHPCTVAEMNKICRQQFVSLHSQPILEDLSKFLVSQFAVRASGADADDDTPKGLARHRLNQIISEVPRRGMFDLRLVLDSVYFFFFS
- the LOC124201867 gene encoding membrane metallo-endopeptidase-like 1, whose product is MAAFIYRGQQNDPSKVFDSETLAMVSSSAAAFTVSSHKVLDLDKATKSDADPSAKSANGNVCNTSGCVLAAAEILKNMDKTVNPCEDFYSFACGGFETRNVIPDDQSSVTTFSLISDEVTEQLRSLIERPTKETDAAEPFKLIKKVRI